TGTAGTTTTCAGCTTGGTCGTGTCGCTACCCGCTTCAGGCTCCGTCGCTGCAAGACAACCTATTAGCTGGTTTTTCTCCAGCTTTGGCATCATGGCATCCTTTGTCTGGTCTGAGGCGAGGTTCACGAAAACAACGGGGAATGACATGCCGAGAACAACATTCAGGCTCGCCCAGACCCTGCTTATCTCCTCGCTTGCGATTCCGTAGTAGAATGGGTCTTCGAAGTAAACGGAGAGGCTTTCAGGATCGTAGCCGATGCCGAGCTTCCTGAACTTAGCGAAGAACTCAAGAACCTCTCCCTTCGACAAAGGACCTTTCCTGTCCCTCTCGTCCGCGATCGGCTCAACTTCCTTCGCCAGAAATTCCCTCAAGCTGTCTCTAAAGAGCCTGTGCTCCTGACTCAACTCCATCTCCATTTTATCACCGGAACACACAATACAAAAGATTTTATTAATTTTACGCTATTTTTTGTGAAAGATTGTTATGGTGATAATGTTTCAAACGAGTAGCAGTAGAACTACAAAAAATATATCGAGAATTAGCGTTACAATGGAATTTAGTAGAACAATTTTTACACCAAACCCGCCAAAAAGGGAGAGGTGCATCGGGAGCGAGTGCTTGACCGACCTCGTTGAGAAGCTAATGACGTTTCCGAGAATCAGCCCGATAACCGCCCACTTCCACTCCAAGCCCGCATCAATGAAGCTCGCTGCTGTGACAACTGCGGAGCGTATGTTGAAGAACTCAACGATGGCAATTGTGACAGCCTCCGCCCTAAAGGGCAGAAACTTCAGGGATTCGGCCATAAGGTCGAACACACCAAGCTGGGAGAGCAAGGAGACTATGAAGTATGTTGCAGCCATAACTGCGCCTATTCTAACCACGTTCTGGGAAACAGAGAGGGGACTTAGCTCTGGAGCGCTCGTATCGCTGTTTTTCCGGCTTCTCGACAAAAGCAATCCTATGAGCGATTTAATCGCAGCAACCGCAAATCTCACTGCGGTGTAAACCACTCCGGCAAATCCCAGAACTGGGATAACGAAGGGGATGAAGTAAGCGTACAGGTGGCTGAAAACGCTTGGAAAGGAGTTTAGAAAGGATATGGCAATGACCTCTCTATCATCAACCTTTTTCTCCCTCCAAGCCTGGGAGAGCATTGAGTAGCTTGCTGTCGGGCTGACGAAGCAGGTGGCGAAGCTTATCACCGCGAACTCGCTCACGCCGAATTTTCTTAAAGCTGGCTGGAGGAAAAGGGCGAATCTCTCAAGGTATCCCTTCTTTATAGAGTAGCTCACCGCGTAAATGGCTATTACGACGACAGGAAGGCTTTTGATTAGGAATGCTGCTGTGGAGTAAGCTGCCTTGCCGACGGCGGATTCAATCATAGGTAATCAAAGAGCGTGGGCTGCTTTTTTCCGCACAGCTCGCCGATCTTCTTGAAGTCGCTCTCGTACTCCTCCCTTAGCTGAGGTCGGTAGAGAACGGCTGCGGGATGGTAAATTGCGATAACCTTCACCTTTTTGCCCCACCTCTCCACCTCGTAAACCTTGCCCTTTACTCTGGAAATCGTCGTGAATTCGAGGTCGAAAAGGTTGAAGATGAACTGAGCCGCAAACCGCCCGAGACAGACGATTACGTTCGGTCTGATTGCTTCAAGCTGCCTCACAAGGTAATCTCCGCACTTTTCAACCTCCTCCGGAGTTGGGTCGCGGTTGTTGGGGGGTCGGCACTTGAGCACGTTGGTTATGTAAACGTCCTCCCTCCTCAAGCCGATTGAAGCCAGCATCTCCGTCAGAAGCTTTCCGGCAGCACCGACAAACGGCTCCCCCTTTAAGTCCTCATCTCTGCCGGGAGCTTCTCCCACAAAAACGATTTCGGCCTTCTCATTTCCCACTCCAGGAACGTAGTTCGTTTTCGTTTTGTGGAGGTCGCATTTCCTGCAGCTCATGATTTCCCGGACTATGTCGTCCAGAGACTCCATCGCTCTAATGTTTAAGGCAAATTAAAATAGTTTGCTGATAAGAAGTTTTGTGGAGGCATCCCTTTACAGTAGAGTTGGGGACAAAGTGGTTTGCCAGCTATGCTGGAGATTCTGCAAGCTGGGGGATGGAGAGGAGGGACACTGCAGGGTGAGGAGAAACGAAGGGGGGAAAATTTTTACCACAACCTACGGCAAACTCAGCCACCTCGAAAGCAGACCGATCGAGATTAAGCCGTTCTTTCACTTCCTCCCCGGCTCCACCAGCATGACCTTCTCGACGTACTCGTGCAACTTTGACTGCCCCTGGTGCCAGAACTGGAGCATTTCCAAAGCAACCCCTCCGGAAGCGCTGAGGGAGACGAGCCCCGAAGAGGTGGTTGATTTGGCGCTGATTATGGGGGATAAAAGTACCTGCGCAAGCCTGAACGAGCCGACCCTGCTTTACGAATACCTTCTTGACGTTTTCAGGCTTGCAAGGGAGAAGGGGCTGAAGAACACGATGGTCAGCAACGGCTACATGTCGATTTTAGCGTTGAAAAATTTGAAAAATGCTGGACTTGATGCTATAAACATTGACGTAAAGGGGGATGAGAGGGTTTACAGGGATTACTGCAATGCAGAAGTTGAGTATGTTTGGAGGGTGATCGAGAAAGCCACCAAACTGGGAATACATGTAGAGGTCGTTTGCCTGCTCGTCTCCAACGTGGTGGATGAGGAGGTGGTTAGGGAAATCGTTCGGGAGCACCTGAGGAGAGCTGGTAGCAGCATTCCAATCCACTTCACGCGCTATTTCCCCGCATACAGGTTCACAGCACCTCCGACGAGGATTGAGTTCCTGGAGTGGGCGGTGAAGCATGCGTATAAGGAGGGAGCCGAGTTCGCGTACATCGGCAACGTCCCGGGGCACAGGTTTGAGAACACACACTGTCCCGACTGTGGGGAGCTTTTAATAAGAAGGTATTCCTTCTCCACTGTCGATAACAGAATTCGGAGCGGATGCTGCCCCAAGTGCGGGAGGGAGATTTACGGAGTTTGGGTTTGAGGGAGCAAACAAAATTTATTCATTCAGGTATAGAGATAACCATGAACCCTTTCAAAGTTATGATAGGTTTTGCCGTGGTAATGCTCGGTCTCACCCTGCTCGCATTGAGCAGTGCTGAGAACGTGGAGTACGGAGGAGTGGTAATTATCGGTCCATTCCCCATCGTTTTCGGCTCATCACCTGACATTGCCGTTCTTATGGTATTTGTAGCTTTAATTCTAATTCTTCTGCCCCTGCTGATGAGGTGGTAGCATGCTGGCCTTGCTTTCCCTCATCATAATCCTTCTTGGGATTTATCTGATCATTTCGGGCTTAAGAGAGCCATTCTGGATCGAAGAATGGGAGGATGAGGAAGAGGATGAGAGAGAATACGAGAGAAGGAGAATCTCAGAACGCCGGAAATCGGATGAGCCAAAAAGGGAAGTGAAAGGAGGAGGGGTCGTTCTGATAGGGCCCATACCAATCGTATTCGGCGATAGCAAGTACGCCTTCCTCTCCCTCCTTCTGGCAATAATCCTGATGCTCCTCTCCATCGCCGTAATTCTCATTTCATAGCGATAAGCACAGCTGTACATATCGGAAATTATATATTTTTTCAAATCAAATGGTATTGGTGATTTTATGGCAGGAGGTTATATGGGCAAAATTTTGAAGGTGAATTTGAGCGAGGGGAGCATAAAGGAGCTCCCGATTGATGAGGAAATAGCCAGAAAATACCTTGGCGGGAAGGGATATGCAGTAAGACTTCTTTACGACTACCTCACCGAGTACGAGAGGCTCGGAATCGCCCCAGAGGACATCGACCCGCTCGGGGAGGAGAACGTTCTGATTTTCGCTACTGGCCCTGCGACGGGTGTTATAGGCTTTCCAGAACCGGGAAGGTACCACGTCATGACTCTCAGAAGCCCGCTAACCGGAGGGATTGGCTCCGCAAACAGCGGTGGCAGATTTGGACCGTACATGAAGTTTGCGGGCTACGACATGATTATTGTGGAGGGCAAAAGCGAGGAGCCCGTTTACCTCGAGGTAATTGATGGTTCTGCAGAGATAAAGTGCGCAAAGGACCTTTGGGGCAAAAACACCTTCGACACCACGAGAATTCTCACAAAGAGAGCTGGAGGAAACTGCAGCGTCGCATGCATCGGTCCCGCGGGAGAGAATCTAGTCCATATTGCCTGCATAATAAACGAAGAGCACAGAGCTGCAGGGAGAACGGGAGTTGGAGCCGTTATGGGCTCGAAGAAGCTAAAGGCGATCGTCGTCAAAGGCTCGGAGAGGCCGGAAATAGCCAAGCCCGACGAGTTCAAGGCTGCATCAAAGGAAATGCTGGACAAGATCAAGCAGAACCCGGTAACGGGAGAGGGTCTGCCGAAGTACGGAACAGCGGTGCTGGTTAACGTGATAAACAACGCCGGAGCGTTGCCCTACAAGAACTGGCAGGAGGCGTACAACGAGAAGGCGGATGAAATCAGCGGAGAAACACTGGAGGCGAAGTACCTGAGGAAGAGGGTCGCATGCTGGGGCTGCAGCATAGGGTGCGGAAGGGCGACGGAGGTTAAGACCGGTCCGTTCAAGGTCCTCAACACTGAAGGGCCTGAGTACGAGTCAATTTGGGCTCTCGGTAACGATACTGCAGTGATAAACCTTGAGGCGGTTATCAAGGCCAACCACTTCTGCGACGAGCTTGGCATAGACACAATCTCAATGGGTTCAACAATTGCCTGTGCGATGGAGCTTTACGAGAAGGGCTACATAAAGGACGAGGACCTTCAGGGACTCGATTTGTCCTTCGGCAGCGATGCGGCGATGGTTGAGGCTGTGTGGAGAACTGCGTACAAGACTGGTATAGGGAAGTACCTGGCTTTGGGCAGCAAAAGGTTGGCAGAGATCTTCGGCGCACCTGAGCTTTCGATGAGCGTTAAGGGACTTGAGATGCCTGCCTACGACCCAAGAGGCATAAAGGGCATAGGACTGAACTACGCAACCGCAAACAGAGGAGGTTGCCACGTTACCGGCTACACGGTCTCGCCGGAAATTGTGGGGCTGCCTGAGAAAATCGACCCACTCACCTACGAAGGAAAGGCCGCATGGGTTAAGGCCTTCCAGGACTTCACCTGTGTGGTGAACTCCGCGGTGAACTGCCTCTTCACGACCTTCGCTCTCGGTGCAGAGGACTATGCGGTGCTGCTCTCCCACATCACAGGATGGGATTTGAACGCTGACGAGATAATGAAAATTGGAGAGAGAATTTACAACCTCGAGAGAGTTATACTCAACAAGTACGGCTTCGACGGCAAGGATGACACACTTCCGAAGCGCTTGCTAACCGAACCGCTTAAGGAGGGGCCAGCCAAGGGACAGGTCGTTGAGCTGGACAGGATGAAGGAGGAGTACTATCAGCTAAGAGGCTGGGAGAACGGAGTTCCGACAAAAGAGAAATTGAAGGAGCTGGACATCCCCTAATTTTTTACTGGATCTCTTCAATTATTTTGTTCATTTCCTCGGCCTTGCTTCTCAGGATTTCGAGGGCTTTTTTCATAACTTCCCTGACCGGCAGCGCACCCGTTCCCTCAACCGTGAAAAGGAAGTTGTTCGTTTCGTTCACGCTGATGGCGTTCATCTCACAGACCTCTACGCACTCCCCGCACATCGAGCAGGCCATAACATTCTTAACTCTGACCTTATCTCCATCCTTCTCGAAAACGTTTCTCGGGCAGGCTTCGATGCAGTCTCCACAACCGTTGCAGTTCTCGTTAACAACAATTTCCGGTATTATCTTGTAAACGCACACAGAGACGGGCTGGAACTTTGCGTGCTCTCTCCCCGTGCCCAGCCTCGCAACAGCCTCAAGCATCAACTGCTGACCCTCAAAAAGCTCCAGAACCGGGATGTTGTCTATAGCGAAAACGACATCCGGGTCATCGCTGATGAAATCTCCTGAGTAAACAACCTTTGGTCCCTCGACGTTAAGCCTGAAGGATATCTGGCAGTTGGGACACCCCTCTCCACCGCAAGAGCATTCGCTCTGCATGTTGAACCTGTCGAGGTAGGTTTTTATGGGAAGCATCGCCAGTCTGTGAGCTATAACCTCGTCGTAGAAGTAGCTTGAGTTGAGGTAGATGTCAACGTAATCAACTGCCATTGCCGGAACTTCTGCCTTCATCGCTCTTCTGAAGGAGTTTGCAAGCGCTGGAGAAGCGTTTTTCAAAATAAATTTAATTTTAAAATCCTTTTCTTCCAGAATTTCAATTTCTGGCATCATCAGACTCTCCTGCCTCTCTTACCTCCCGGAGGTCTCGTTCCGTCGTGCGGAATTGGCGTAACGTCTTCAATTCTTCCTATCTTAAGCCCTGCCCTTGCAAGGGCTCTTATCGCCGCCTGCGCCCCAGGGCCGGGAGTTGTGTGCTTGTTTCCTCCCGGAGCCCTAACCTTTATGTGCACACCGTCAATTCCCTTTTCCTTCGCTATCGCTGCAGCCCTAAGTGCCGCCTGCATTGCGGTGTAAGGGTTGCCCTCATCTCTGTCGGCCTTGACGATCATTCCGCCGCTTACTCTTGCAATTATCTCCGCTCCGGTTATGTCTGTAATCGTGATAATCGTGTTGTTGTATGACGAGTAGATGTGAGCTATCCCCCACCTTCCTCCCTTCTTCTTCTCGGCCATCAGACCACCTCAGTCTTTGCAAGAGGAGAATTCCTGTAGAAGGAAATTTTGCTCTCAAGCTCTTTGGTTACGATAAAGCTTGGAGAGGTGACTCTCCTTCCGTCAACAGCGATGTGACCGTGAGTTATGAACTGCCTCGCCTGCTTTATGGTCCTTGCCAGGCCCTGCCTGTAAACCATCGTCTGAAGCCTCCTCTCAAGGAAGTCCTCAACGCTGAGGTTCAGGATGTCGTCGAGAGTTGCGTTTTCAGGCAGTATGCCCATCTTGTTAAGCTTCTTGATGACCGTCTGGGCTTTTGCCTTTGCAATCTCACCTTCCTTGCCCGGAAGCCCAATTTCAGCGAGGAGGTCTCGGGCAACTCTCCTGTACTTCCTCAGAATATTCTGGAATCTCCAGAGCTCTCTCTTGTTCCTGAGACCGTATTTTATCACCAGCTGCATCTCCTTCTCAAGTCTGGCCTTATCCCAGGGATGAGTTGGAGTTGTGTACTTCTTTCTGTGTCGCTTTGGATCGCCCATCTAAATCACCTCTTCCTCCTAACAACACCGACTGTTCTGCCCTTCCTTCCAGTTGACCTCGTTCTCTGACCTCTGACCTTCTTGCCCCTCGCATGCCTGACGCCGCGATAGGCCTTCATCTTAATCAGTCTCTCTATGTCCAGCATTCTGGCGAAGTCAACATCCTTCGACAGAAGGTGAAGGTCCTGGCCGGAGTAGGGGTCCTTTCTTCTGTTCAGTAGCCACGACGGGAGCGATTCGATTTCCTCCTCAACAAATTTCTTAACCTTCTCGATCGTCTCGTCGTCGAGCTCTCCGAGCTTCGCCCTTCCGTCCACTCCGAGCTCGTTGACTATACATCTCGCCGCTCTGAGCCCAATCCCCTTTATCCCTGTGAGAGCGAACATGAGACTCTTGTTCCCGTCCAGATCCGTATCGGCAATTCTCACGATATGCTTGAACGTCATAACATCACCGTCTAAGAGGAAGCAAGCCTGTAAGGATATTTAAAGGTTATGTGCCCCCCTTCAATTGAGGATTATTCCAATTTTAGCATTTAATTCGCCGCTCTTCACTTTTTTCTTGTAACCAAGAAGTCGGTAAGTTCCAGCAGTGTTTCCTTGGCTTTGCTTTCAGGCAGAACTTCGAGCTTTCTTTTCGCCTCTTCAGCCATCTTTCTTGCCATGCTGGCAGCGTAATCAATCGCACCACACTCTCTTAACTTTTCGATATCATCTCTAATCTCAGAGACGTCCGCCTTTTCCTTTCCAAACGTCTTTAGCTTCACTCCCTTTTCGAACGCCTTTATGACAATCAGGGTTTTCTTCCCTTTAAGCAGGTCGCTTCCCCAGTCCTTTCCGGTCTCCTCAGTCAGGTCAAGCAGGTCGTCCTGGATCTGGAAGCCAATACCGCTAAGAACTCCGTAGTCCCACAGCGCCTTTACAATTTCCTCGCTCTCCCCAAAAAGCACCGCAGGTAATGCTGCAGAAGCTGCAATCAGCACTCCGGTCTTCAGCTCGACCATCCTGAGATACTCCTCCTCGGAAACGCTCTCCTTTTTCTCAAAGCTCATGTCGTAGTACTGCCCCTCGCATATTTTTATGCAAACGTCCGAAAGCATTTCTGTAGCTTTTCTGATTCCCTCGCTCTCAACATCGCACTTTGTCAGCAGCTTGAAGGCTTCAGCAAAGAGTGTGTCGCCTGCTAAAATGGCCGTCGCTTCCCCATAAACCCTGTGTACCGTCGGAACTCCCCTCCTCATCTCGTCCCTGTCCATTATGTCGTCATGCACGAGGGTGAAGTTGTGGATTGTTTCAATGCTGACAGCAGCCGGGATAATCTTTCTGTAGTCTTTCCCAAGGGCTTCGACTGCTAAGAGGCTTATTACAGGCCTTAGCCTCTTGCCACCTGCTTTGATCAGATGCCTTGCGGCTTTGTAGAGTCCAATCGGCTCCCTTTCGGGCAGAAGCTCTTCAATGGCTTTGTTGATTATTTCGGCCCTTTTCGCTATTTCCTCCTTCAGCATGGCAATCAACCTCTGAAATCGATCCACTCTTTCAACCTTCCCGAAACGAAAACTTTTAGGCCCTTTAGCTCCTCAACGTTTTTGCAGCCCGTTAAAAACATTGCCGTTTTTAATCCCCTCCTGAAGTACTCGATTTCCTCCCTTACCTTCTCAGCACTCTCAACCGCTGCCCTGAGGAAGGGCAAGGCCGCGCTTCCCAACTCGGCCCCGATTGCTATGGACTTCGCCACGTCAAGGCCGCTCCTCAGTCCGCCCGTGGCGATGACGGGCAGAATTCCCCTGCAATCAACGATGCTGAAGGCTGTTGGCAATCCCCAGTCCCAGAAGTCAATACCCACCGACTTGGAGACCTCATCGTTAACCCTGTAAACTTCAACGCCGCTGAACGTCGTTCCACCCTTACCTCCAACGTCTATCGCTGAAACGCCCGCCCTCTTCAGCATTACTGCAACCTCTCTGCTTATCCCCGCTCCCGTTTCCTTTGCGATAACCGGAACCTTCACGGATCTGCATACCTCTTCCAGGACCTCCAGGCCCTTTTCCGCGTTCAAATCACCCTCCGGCTGAATTGCCTCCTGAAGGTAGTTGAGGTGAATCGCAACCGCATCGGCATCAATCATCTCCACAGCCCTGTCAACAATCTCAACCCCCCTCTCTATAACCTGAGGCATTCCAATGTTCGCATAGACAAACGCATTCGGAGCCTTCTCCCTTACAACAGTAAAGCTGTCCGCAAGGCTCTCATCCTCTATCGCCGCCCTCTGACTTCCGACACCCATGCCTATCCCGGCCTCCTCCACCGCTTCACCCAAACGGGCGTTGATTTCCTTCGTTTCGGGATGCCCACCGGTCATAGAGGCGATGAGGAGGGGAAACGAAAGCTTTTTCCCAAAAAACTCGATTTCTGTGTCAATCTTCCAGTAATCGACCTCGGGAAGAGCCTTGTGAATCAGCATCACGTCTTCAAGTCCCGTGTATCCTGACTCAACCTCCTCTTCGAGGCAGATTTTCAGGTGGTCAATCTTCCTCTTCGAAGTGCTCAGATTATCACCTCCGTTCCAACCTTCTCTCCCTGTAAGAACTTCTTCAAGTTTTCGTAGTTGCCTTTGAAAACGTAAGCCTTACACCCGTGCCCCATCTCATAAAGCTTCTGAAGCTTTCTCAGCATACCTCCTGTCACATCCTCCTTTCCCTTTGCCACTCCACCCTTGGCAATCATTTCCTCAAGGAGGCTTCTGTCAAGCCTATCGATAACATTGCCGTTAAAATCGTAAACACCCTCAACGTCGGTGGCGAACCCGATCTTCTCAGCTTTAAAAGCCTCTGCGAGGTGCGCAACAATGTCGTCCCCCGAGAGAACTTCTATCTTCTCCGCCATCACCACATCCCCGTGGAGAACGGGAAGAAAACCGCTTTTCATGGCTTTATCAACAATCTCAACGCTGTACGCCAGAAAGGGATGGATGGGGTAGGCGGGAACTTCGAACTCGGTGAGGACGGAGCAGAATCTCTCACTCAATCTGAGGCACCCGAGATGAACCTTTGAGGCTCCAAGAGGGCTTAAACCGAATTTTTTTACGTGGGGATGCCCGAACGAGCCTGCACCGTGCACGACAATCAGGTTTCTCCATTTCTCCGAAATTGCTCTGCAGACTTCCCTAAGCTCCCTCTCTTTCAGCTTTTCAAAGGCCCCCCTGCTCTTGTCTGTTATCACCGAACCCCCTATCTTCAGAATGGTAACGTCACTCTTCAATTCTGACACCCTCCTTTTCGGGCTCGACTATGAAGCTCCCTTTCGGCTTCTCTCCCTTGAACAGGCCGAATATACACCCCCCACCACCCGCTCCAGTTATTTTCGCATTCAAACCCAT
The nucleotide sequence above comes from Archaeoglobus fulgidus DSM 4304. Encoded proteins:
- the udg gene encoding type-4 uracil-DNA glycosylase; its protein translation is MESLDDIVREIMSCRKCDLHKTKTNYVPGVGNEKAEIVFVGEAPGRDEDLKGEPFVGAAGKLLTEMLASIGLRREDVYITNVLKCRPPNNRDPTPEEVEKCGDYLVRQLEAIRPNVIVCLGRFAAQFIFNLFDLEFTTISRVKGKVYEVERWGKKVKVIAIYHPAAVLYRPQLREEYESDFKKIGELCGKKQPTLFDYL
- a CDS encoding polyprenyl synthetase family protein; the encoded protein is MLKEEIAKRAEIINKAIEELLPEREPIGLYKAARHLIKAGGKRLRPVISLLAVEALGKDYRKIIPAAVSIETIHNFTLVHDDIMDRDEMRRGVPTVHRVYGEATAILAGDTLFAEAFKLLTKCDVESEGIRKATEMLSDVCIKICEGQYYDMSFEKKESVSEEEYLRMVELKTGVLIAASAALPAVLFGESEEIVKALWDYGVLSGIGFQIQDDLLDLTEETGKDWGSDLLKGKKTLIVIKAFEKGVKLKTFGKEKADVSEIRDDIEKLRECGAIDYAASMARKMAEEAKRKLEVLPESKAKETLLELTDFLVTRKK
- a CDS encoding aldehyde ferredoxin oxidoreductase family protein, which codes for MAGGYMGKILKVNLSEGSIKELPIDEEIARKYLGGKGYAVRLLYDYLTEYERLGIAPEDIDPLGEENVLIFATGPATGVIGFPEPGRYHVMTLRSPLTGGIGSANSGGRFGPYMKFAGYDMIIVEGKSEEPVYLEVIDGSAEIKCAKDLWGKNTFDTTRILTKRAGGNCSVACIGPAGENLVHIACIINEEHRAAGRTGVGAVMGSKKLKAIVVKGSERPEIAKPDEFKAASKEMLDKIKQNPVTGEGLPKYGTAVLVNVINNAGALPYKNWQEAYNEKADEISGETLEAKYLRKRVACWGCSIGCGRATEVKTGPFKVLNTEGPEYESIWALGNDTAVINLEAVIKANHFCDELGIDTISMGSTIACAMELYEKGYIKDEDLQGLDLSFGSDAAMVEAVWRTAYKTGIGKYLALGSKRLAEIFGAPELSMSVKGLEMPAYDPRGIKGIGLNYATANRGGCHVTGYTVSPEIVGLPEKIDPLTYEGKAAWVKAFQDFTCVVNSAVNCLFTTFALGAEDYAVLLSHITGWDLNADEIMKIGERIYNLERVILNKYGFDGKDDTLPKRLLTEPLKEGPAKGQVVELDRMKEEYYQLRGWENGVPTKEKLKELDIP
- a CDS encoding DNA-directed RNA polymerase subunit D — translated: MMPEIEILEEKDFKIKFILKNASPALANSFRRAMKAEVPAMAVDYVDIYLNSSYFYDEVIAHRLAMLPIKTYLDRFNMQSECSCGGEGCPNCQISFRLNVEGPKVVYSGDFISDDPDVVFAIDNIPVLELFEGQQLMLEAVARLGTGREHAKFQPVSVCVYKIIPEIVVNENCNGCGDCIEACPRNVFEKDGDKVRVKNVMACSMCGECVEVCEMNAISVNETNNFLFTVEGTGALPVREVMKKALEILRSKAEEMNKIIEEIQ
- a CDS encoding nucleoside recognition domain-containing protein; translated protein: MIESAVGKAAYSTAAFLIKSLPVVVIAIYAVSYSIKKGYLERFALFLQPALRKFGVSEFAVISFATCFVSPTASYSMLSQAWREKKVDDREVIAISFLNSFPSVFSHLYAYFIPFVIPVLGFAGVVYTAVRFAVAAIKSLIGLLLSRSRKNSDTSAPELSPLSVSQNVVRIGAVMAATYFIVSLLSQLGVFDLMAESLKFLPFRAEAVTIAIVEFFNIRSAVVTAASFIDAGLEWKWAVIGLILGNVISFSTRSVKHSLPMHLSLFGGFGVKIVLLNSIVTLILDIFFVVLLLLV
- a CDS encoding isopentenyl phosphate kinase; this encodes MKSDVTILKIGGSVITDKSRGAFEKLKERELREVCRAISEKWRNLIVVHGAGSFGHPHVKKFGLSPLGASKVHLGCLRLSERFCSVLTEFEVPAYPIHPFLAYSVEIVDKAMKSGFLPVLHGDVVMAEKIEVLSGDDIVAHLAEAFKAEKIGFATDVEGVYDFNGNVIDRLDRSLLEEMIAKGGVAKGKEDVTGGMLRKLQKLYEMGHGCKAYVFKGNYENLKKFLQGEKVGTEVII
- a CDS encoding 30S ribosomal protein S11, producing the protein MAEKKKGGRWGIAHIYSSYNNTIITITDITGAEIIARVSGGMIVKADRDEGNPYTAMQAALRAAAIAKEKGIDGVHIKVRAPGGNKHTTPGPGAQAAIRALARAGLKIGRIEDVTPIPHDGTRPPGGKRGRRV
- a CDS encoding 30S ribosomal protein S13, which codes for MTFKHIVRIADTDLDGNKSLMFALTGIKGIGLRAARCIVNELGVDGRAKLGELDDETIEKVKKFVEEEIESLPSWLLNRRKDPYSGQDLHLLSKDVDFARMLDIERLIKMKAYRGVRHARGKKVRGQRTRSTGRKGRTVGVVRRKR
- a CDS encoding TIGR00304 family membrane protein — translated: MLALLSLIIILLGIYLIISGLREPFWIEEWEDEEEDEREYERRRISERRKSDEPKREVKGGGVVLIGPIPIVFGDSKYAFLSLLLAIILMLLSIAVILIS
- the fni gene encoding type 2 isopentenyl-diphosphate Delta-isomerase; the encoded protein is MSTSKRKIDHLKICLEEEVESGYTGLEDVMLIHKALPEVDYWKIDTEIEFFGKKLSFPLLIASMTGGHPETKEINARLGEAVEEAGIGMGVGSQRAAIEDESLADSFTVVREKAPNAFVYANIGMPQVIERGVEIVDRAVEMIDADAVAIHLNYLQEAIQPEGDLNAEKGLEVLEEVCRSVKVPVIAKETGAGISREVAVMLKRAGVSAIDVGGKGGTTFSGVEVYRVNDEVSKSVGIDFWDWGLPTAFSIVDCRGILPVIATGGLRSGLDVAKSIAIGAELGSAALPFLRAAVESAEKVREEIEYFRRGLKTAMFLTGCKNVEELKGLKVFVSGRLKEWIDFRG
- the rpsD gene encoding 30S ribosomal protein S4, yielding MGDPKRHRKKYTTPTHPWDKARLEKEMQLVIKYGLRNKRELWRFQNILRKYRRVARDLLAEIGLPGKEGEIAKAKAQTVIKKLNKMGILPENATLDDILNLSVEDFLERRLQTMVYRQGLARTIKQARQFITHGHIAVDGRRVTSPSFIVTKELESKISFYRNSPLAKTEVV
- a CDS encoding TIGR00304 family membrane protein, with the translated sequence MLPQVREGDLRSLGLREQTKFIHSGIEITMNPFKVMIGFAVVMLGLTLLALSSAENVEYGGVVIIGPFPIVFGSSPDIAVLMVFVALILILLPLLMRW
- the amrS gene encoding AmmeMemoRadiSam system radical SAM enzyme, which codes for MEASLYSRVGDKVVCQLCWRFCKLGDGEEGHCRVRRNEGGKIFTTTYGKLSHLESRPIEIKPFFHFLPGSTSMTFSTYSCNFDCPWCQNWSISKATPPEALRETSPEEVVDLALIMGDKSTCASLNEPTLLYEYLLDVFRLAREKGLKNTMVSNGYMSILALKNLKNAGLDAINIDVKGDERVYRDYCNAEVEYVWRVIEKATKLGIHVEVVCLLVSNVVDEEVVREIVREHLRRAGSSIPIHFTRYFPAYRFTAPPTRIEFLEWAVKHAYKEGAEFAYIGNVPGHRFENTHCPDCGELLIRRYSFSTVDNRIRSGCCPKCGREIYGVWV